In Nocardia sp. NBC_01327, the genomic stretch CGGGCCACGGCCGGATGGCGGGCGGTGTCCCGCCCGAGAGGGCGGCTAGCTGCCCGTTTTGCCCGACCCGCCCCGTAGCATCACCGATCATGACCACCGCTACACCGCCCGACCGCCAGGAAGCGCCGCTGCTGCTCGATACCGAGCCGCCGCGCACGCTGAGCTTCAGTGACCAGGCGGCCTTCTGGCTGAATCTCGGCGTCAGCCTCATCGGGTTCAGCGGCGCGGCCTACGTCCTGTTCCCCACCGGGCATCCCCCGCTGCCGATCGCGGGCGCGTTGCTGGCCACCCTGGTGGGCACCGTGGCCGGTATCGCCATGGTCGCCGGCACCGGAGCCGTCGGCACCCGCACCGGCGCGCCCGCCATGGCGGTGCTGCGCGGACTCTTCGGCACCAGGCTCTCCTACCTGCCGACGGCCGCCAATATCGTGCAGTGCATCGGCTGGGGCGTGTACGAACTCACCGTCATCGCGCTCGGTGTCTCTGCGCTCACGCACGATCATGTTCCGCACGCGCTGGTGATCGTGGCGGGTGGCGCACTCTCCACCGCCATGGCCATCTGGCCGCTGCGCGTCATGCACATCCTGCGCAAGTATGTGGCCGTGGCGGTGGGCATCGCGCTCATCTACTTCACGATTCAGCTACTGCGGCAACCGATTCCGGAGGTCGCGGGCACCAGCTGGAGTGGATTCTTCCCGGCGGTGGACACCACCCTCGCGGTATCGGTGTCGTTCGTACCGCTGGCCGCCGACTACACCCGGCACTCGCGGTCGGCGCGTACCGCCGCCGGGGCCACCGTGCTCGGCTACTCGGTGGCGCAGTTCTGGTGCTATCTGCTCGGCATCCTCGCGATTCTGCAGGCGGGCGGCGATGCCACCCGTATCTTCGACACCTTCCTGGGAGTCACTGCGGGCTGGGCCTTCTTCGCGGTACTGGTGCTGCGCGAGGCCGATCAGTCCTTCGCGAATGTGTACTCGACCGCCATGTCCATCCAGAACCTGCTGCCGCGGGTGGACCGCCGCCTGCTGACCCTCGGTGTCGGCGTGGTCGTCACGCTGCTGGCGCTGCCGGTGCACGACTTCAGCAGCTACGCCAATTTCCTCTACCTGATCGGGTCCGTCTTCGTGCCGCTGAGCGCGGTGCTGATCGTCGACTACTTCTTCGGCAGCGGACGGCACGGCTGGAATCTCGCGCAGGACGCCCCCACCCGCCCGCTCATGCTGCTGCCGTGGCTCTGCGGATTCGTGGTCTATCAGCTCTGCAATCCCGGCTCGATCGACTGGTGGGTGACCTTCTGGACCAAGGTGCAGGACGGCATCGGCTTCCATCCCGGCTGGTGGTCCTCGGCCTCCCTGTTCTCCTGGCTGGTGGCCGCAGCGGTGACCGCCGTTCTTGTTGTCGCACAGCGGCGGAGGGCCCCGGCCGATGGCAGGGTCTGATTCGGCCGGGGGTGACCGCGTCTTCGGGATGGGGTCGGATCCGCTGGTCGCGCCCGATTGGCCACCGCTGACCCAGCCCGAGATCATGGCCCTGCTCGATGCGGACGCCGTCATCGAATGGCGCAGTCCGCGACCGCTTTCCGCGACCGCGCAGGTCCGCGCCGCCAGCGGGCTCGCGGTCATCGTCAAGCGCCTGCCCCGCACCCTGCGTGATGCGGCGGCGCTGGCCGAGGAGCACGGCTTCATGAATCACCTGCGGGAGAACGGAATTCCGATCCCGCGGGTACTGCTCACCCGAGAGATGGGCGAATTC encodes the following:
- a CDS encoding purine-cytosine permease family protein encodes the protein MTTATPPDRQEAPLLLDTEPPRTLSFSDQAAFWLNLGVSLIGFSGAAYVLFPTGHPPLPIAGALLATLVGTVAGIAMVAGTGAVGTRTGAPAMAVLRGLFGTRLSYLPTAANIVQCIGWGVYELTVIALGVSALTHDHVPHALVIVAGGALSTAMAIWPLRVMHILRKYVAVAVGIALIYFTIQLLRQPIPEVAGTSWSGFFPAVDTTLAVSVSFVPLAADYTRHSRSARTAAGATVLGYSVAQFWCYLLGILAILQAGGDATRIFDTFLGVTAGWAFFAVLVLREADQSFANVYSTAMSIQNLLPRVDRRLLTLGVGVVVTLLALPVHDFSSYANFLYLIGSVFVPLSAVLIVDYFFGSGRHGWNLAQDAPTRPLMLLPWLCGFVVYQLCNPGSIDWWVTFWTKVQDGIGFHPGWWSSASLFSWLVAAAVTAVLVVAQRRRAPADGRV